One Setaria viridis chromosome 3, Setaria_viridis_v4.0, whole genome shotgun sequence DNA window includes the following coding sequences:
- the LOC117850903 gene encoding uncharacterized protein: MVREVAESCVDGVVMEMVAAYCGRFYAAKPELAARRIEAIGFQVGHQLSERYTMERPRFSDHLEAIKFICKDFWSELFKKQIDNLKTNHRGTFVLQDNRFRWLTRVSLDPPAESTDATDNDSAPLGDTAAQTTSMLLYFPCGLIRGALTNLGISCSVSADMSNLPACSFVVRIKT, translated from the exons ATGGTCCGGGAGGTGGCCGAGAGCTGCGTCGACGGGGTGGTCATGGAGATGGTAGCGGCCTACTGCGGCCGCTTCTACGCCGCCAAGCCCGAGCTCGCGGCCCGCCGCATCGAGGCCATCGGCTTCCAGGTCGGTCACCAGCTCTCCGAGAG ATATACCATGGAGCGCCCTCGATTTAGTGATCATCTTGAAGCAATCAAATTTATCTGCAAAGACTTTTGGTCTGAACTATTCAAAAAGCAGATTGATAATCTGAAAACAAATCACAGG GGTACCTTTGTCCTTCAAGATAACCGTTTTCGGTGGCTTACTCGTGTTTCTCTAGATCCACCTGCAGAGAGCACTGATGCAACTGACAATGACTCTGCACCATTGGGTGATACTGCAGCCCAAACAACAAGCATGCTTCTGTATTTTCCATGCGGGTTGATAAGAGGTGCCTTGACCAACTTAGGAATTTCATGTTCCGTCTCTGCAGATATGTCAAACCTTCCAGCAT GTTCCTTTGTGGTGCGCATAAAGACATGA
- the LOC117847360 gene encoding protein neprosin produces MDPHGSSIIASFVSFLFLLVVSSSAVIPASAGAGGSSSNGTAVPFRSADELLRFQRIKAQLARTRDASVKTIQSPDGDVIDCVPTHLQPAFEHPKLRGHKPEKEPAERPRSSGRADADGDQDDEEALPQAWRRSGESCPEGTIPVRRTTEADMLRASSVSRFGMKARGGGFTRRDSTAGGHEHAVGYVSGGQFYGAKASLNVWPAQVASPAEFSLSQIWVISGAFGNDLNTIEAGWQVSPQLYGDNNPRFFTYWTDDAYQETGCYNLHCSGFVQTSSRVAIGAAISPISSSGGRQFDITLLIWKDPRRGHWWLQLGSGALVGYWPSSLFTHLGTRAGMVQFGGEVVNARPAGAPHTATQMGSGRFPGEGYARAAYFRSVQVVDWDNSLVPAAGLRLLADRPGCYDIAGGSGGAWGTYFYYGGPGRNARCP; encoded by the exons ATGGATCCCCACGGCAGCTCAATCATTGCCTCGTttgtttccttcctcttcctcctcgtcgtctcctcctccgccgtcatCCCGGCGTCGGCTGGAGctggaggcagcagcagcaatggcaCGGCGGTGCCGTTCCGGTCGGCCGACGAGCTGCTCCGGTTCCAGAGGATCAAGGCCCAGCTCGCCAGGACCAGGGATGCCTCCGTCAAGACGATCCAG AGCCCTGATGGCGACGTCATCGACTGCGTGCCGACGCACCTGCAGCCCGCGTTCGAGCATCCCAAGCTGCGGGGGCACAAGCCAGAG AAAGAGCCTGCGGAGAGGCCGAGGAGCAGTGGGCGTGCCGATGCTGATGGCGATCAAGACGACGAGGAGGCCTTGCCGCAGGCGTGGCGGCGCTCCGGTGAGTCGTGCCCGGAGGGGACGATACCGGTGCGGCGGACCACGGAGGCCGACATGCTCCGGGCCAGCTCGGTCAGCCGGTTCGGGATGAAGGCCCGGGGTGGCGGCTTCACGCGGCGCGACTCCACCGCCGGAGGCCATGAG CACGCGGTGGGGTACGTGTCGGGTGGCCAGTTCTACGGCGCCAAGGCGAGCCTGAACGTGTGGCCGGCGCAggtggcgtcgccggcggagtTCAGCCTCTCGCAGATCTGGGTCATCTCCGGCGCCTTCGGCAACGACCTCAACACCATCGAGGCCGGCTGGCAG GTAAGCCCTCAGCTGTACGGTGACAACAACCCAAGGTTCTTCACGTACTGGACA GACGACGCGTACCAGGAGACGGGCTGCTACAACCTGCACTGCTCGGGGTTCGTGCAGACAAGCAGCCGCGTGGCCATAGGTGCCGCCATCTCGCCCATCTCGTCCTCCGGCGGCCGCCAGTTCGACATCACGCTGCTCATCTGGAAGGACCCGCGGCGGGGCCACTGGTGGCTGCAGCTCGGCTCCGGCGCGCTCGTCGGCTACTGGCCCTCCTCGCTGTTCACGCACCTGGGCACCCGCGCCGGCATGGTGCAGttcggcggcgaggtcgtcaacgcgcggccggccggcgcgccgcaCACGGCCACGCAGATGGGCTCCGGGCGCTTCCCCGGGGAAGGGTACGCGCGCGCCGCCTACTTCCGCAGCGTGCAGGTCGTCGACTGGGACAACAGCCTCGTGCCCGCCGCCGGGCTCCGGCTCCTCGCCGACCGGCCGGGGTGCTACGacatcgccggcggcagcggcggcgcgtggggcACCTACTTCTACTATGGCGGGCCCGGGAGGAACGCACGTTGCCCGTAG